A window of Littorina saxatilis isolate snail1 linkage group LG7, US_GU_Lsax_2.0, whole genome shotgun sequence contains these coding sequences:
- the LOC138971934 gene encoding protein starmaker-like produces MTCFFLLIILEIDRGRDTTSEERNKTKPELHGQGTEVTPMQNAAVTVKEEWSRRPPGMAVKEDDKRWSHGTGDNTTNTTLLYPPAQHHDTGNSTTNTTLLYPPAQHHDTGNSTTNTTLLYPPAQHHNTGDTTTNTTLLYPPAQHHSDSSNAPETRKPAALTDQRQKKLKDWSGNPSDESSMTSNGRDTGQERGTSGNPSDKSSMTSNGRDMGQERSWSSNPSDKSSMTSDGKDTGRERGRSGKLSEKSVMTSDGIDTGQLGGRSRNPSDKSSMTSDGKDTGQERGRSGKLSDKSSMTSDGRDTGRERGRSGKLSEKSVMTSDGIDTGQLGGRSRNPFDKSSMTSDGRDTGQERGRSGNPSDKSSMTSDGRDTGQERSWSGNPSDKSSMASDGKDTGQERGRSGKLSDKSSMTSDGRDTGQERSWSENPSDKSSMASDGKDTGQERGRSGKLSDKSSMKSDGKDTGQDRGRSGKLSDKSSMKSDGRDTGEKSWSGNPSDKSSMTSDGRDTGQERGRSGKLSDKSSMTSDGRDTGQERSWSENPSDKSSMASDGKDTGQERGRSGKLSDKSSMKSDGKDTGQDRGTSGKLSYKSSMTSDGRDTGEKSWSGNPSDKSSMTSDGRDTGQERSWSSNPSDKSSMTSDSSATGEKRSWSFNTSHKSLTTSRPELEATREATKQHHWQDAPHDSTTTAWREEDARQRMERWKTMSRDEQMERLKTMNHNEQMERLKTMNHNEQMERLKTMNHNEQMERLKTMNHNEQMERLKTMNHNEQMERLKTMNHNEQMERLKTMNHNEQMERLKTMNHNEQMERLKTMNHNEGMERKTMHLNVSSARRDDKAVRGGMTTRSREHPQRKRRQATYGDDEITAYYANYSCGCPLCKTPANKSNLAQITYKKLSYSSSQWPCTAAGCGANNGNTGSHLTYYPGTPNGVHTGDDDKRPWWYCDLDGYFTITTFDMSLRDPSLSCT; encoded by the exons ATGACTTGCTTCTTTCTTTTGATCATTTTAGAAATCGACAGAGGCAGGGACACCACCAGTGAAGAGCGAAATAAGACAAAACCCGAGTTACATGGACAGGGAACAGAGGTCACTCCAATGCAAAATGCAGCCGTCACAGTCAAGGAAGAATGGAGCAGACGACCACCCGGCATGGCTGTTAAAGAGGATGACAAAAGATGGTCCCACGGCACGGGcgacaacaccaccaacaccacattGCTCTATCCGCCAGCTCAACACCACGACACGGGCAactccaccaccaacaccacattGCTCTATCCGCCAGCTCAACACCACGACACGGGCAactccaccaccaacaccacattGCTCTATCCGCCAGCTCAACACCACAACACGGgcgacaccaccaccaacaccacattGCTCTATCCGCCAGCTCAACACCACAGCGATTCAAGTAACGCGCCTGAGACACGTAAACCTGCTGCTCTCACTGACCAAAGACAGAAGAAACTGAAAGACTGGTCGGGCAACCCGTCAGACGAATCTTCCATGACATCAAATGGCAGAGACACGGGACAAGAGAGAGGCACATCGGGCAACCCGTCAGACAAATCTTCCATGACATCAAATGGCAGAGACATGGGACAAGAGAGAAGCTGGTCGAGCAACCCGTCAGACAAATCTTCTATGACATCAGATGGCAAAGACACTGGACGAGAGAGAGGCAGGTCGGGTAAGCTGTCTGAGAAATCTGTCATGACATCAGATGGCATTGACACGGGACAATTGGGAGGCAGGTCGCGCAACCCGTCTGACAAATCTTCCATGACATCAGATGGCAAAGACACGGGACAAGAGAGAGGCAGATCGGGCAAGCTGTCAGACAAATCTTCCATGACATCAGATGGCAGAGACACTGGACGAGAGAGAGGCAGGTCGGGTAAGCTGTCTGAGAAATCTGTCATGACATCAGATGGCATTGACACGGGACAATTGGGAGGCAGGTCGCGCAACCCGTTTGACAAATCTTCCATGACATCAGATGGCAGAGACACAGGACAAGAGAGAGGCAGATCGGGCAACCCGTCTGACAAATCTTCCATGACATCAGATGGCAGAGACACGGGACAAGAGAGAAGCTGGTCGGGAAACCCGTCTGACAAATCTTCCATGGCATCAGATGGCAAAGACACGGGACAAGAGAGAGGCAGATCGGGCAAGCTGTCAGACAAATCTTCCATGACATCAGATGGCAGAGACACGGGACAAGAGAGAAGCTGGTCGGAAAACCCGTCTGACAAATCTTCCATGGCATCAGATGGCAAAGACACGGGACAAGAGAGAGGCAGGTCGGGTAAGCTGTCTGACAAATCTTCCATGAAATCAGATGGCAAAGACACGGGACAAGATAGAGGCAGATCGGGCAAGCTGTCAGACAAATCTTCCATGAAATCAGATGGCAGAGACACGGGAGAAAAGAGTTGGTCGGGCAACCCGTCTGACAAATCTTCCATGACATCAGATGGCAGAGACACAGGACAAGAGAGAGGCAGATCGGGCAAGCTGTCAGACAAATCTTCCATGACATCAGATGGCAGAGACACGGGACAAGAGAGAAGCTGGTCGGAAAACCCGTCTGACAAATCTTCCATGGCATCAGATGGCAAAGACACGGGACAAGAGAGAGGCAGGTCGGGTAAGCTGTCTGACAAATCTTCCATGAAATCAGATGGCAAAGACACGGGACAAGATAGAGGCACGTCGGGCAAGTTGTCATACAAATCGTCCATGACATCAGATGGCAGAGACACGGGAGAAAAGAGTTGGTCGGGCAACCCGTCTGACAAATCTTCCATGACATCAGATGGCAGAGACACGGGACAAGAGAGAAGCTGGTCGAGCAACCCGTCAGACAAATCTTCTATGACATCAGATAGCAGCGCCACAGGAGAAAAGAGAAGCTGGTCTTTCAACACATCACACAAATCACTGACCACATCGCGTCCAGAACTTGAGGCGACAAGAGAGGCGACGAAGCAACACCACTGGCAGGACGCTCCTCATGACAGCACGACTACAGCTTGGCGCGAAGAAGACGCTAGGCAGCGGATGGAGCGGTGGAAGACGATGAGTCGCGACGAGCAGATGGAGCGGTTGAAGACGATGAACCACAACGAGCAGATGGAGCGGTTGAAGACGATGAACCACAACGAGCAGATGGAGCGGTTGAAGACGATGAACCACAACGAGCAGATGGAGCGGTTGAAGACGATGAACCACAACGAGCAGATGGAGCGGTTGAAGACGATGAACCACAACGAGCAGATGGAGCGGTTGAAGACGATGAACCACAACGAGCAGATGGAGCGGTTGAAGACGATGAACCACAACGAGCAGATGGAGCGGTTGAAGACGATGAACCACAACGAGCAGATGGAGCGGTTGAAGACGATGAACCACAACGAGGGGATGGAGCGGAAGACGATGCATCTCAACGTTTCAAGCGCCCGGCGTGACGACAAGGCAGTGAGGGGTGGGATGACGACACGGAGTAGGGAGCACCCACAGAGGAAGAGGCGGCAAGCGACTTACGGCGATGAtg agaTTACCGCGTACTATGCAAACTATTCCTGTGGCTGCCCGCTTTGCAAAACGCCTGCGAATAAAAGCAATCTAG CACAGATTACCTACAAGAAACTGTCGTATTCGAGTTCACAGTGGCCATGCACAGCAGCGGGCTGCGGGGCGAACAATGGCAATACCGGTAGCCACTTAACTTATTATCCCGGAACACCCAACGGCGTTCACACCGGTGACGACGACAAACGTCCTTGGTGGTACTGTGATTTGGATGGCTATTTCACAATCACCACATTCGATATGTCTTTAAGAGACCCCAGTCTTAGCTGTACGTGA